The genomic window TTAATTTTATCAAGAATCTGATAGACAAGCCGGTGCTGGATATTTATGCGCCTGGAATACGCGCCTTCCAAATCACCGACAAGTTTTTTAAAGGGCGGAGGGTCCTGATAAGGGTTTTCTCCCAATACCTTAATCAACTTTTCTGTCTGAGGGCGCAGTCCTGAAGCGGAAATCTTTTTTGCATCTTTTCGCGCTTGCTTAGTGTAGACAATCTTCCATATCACCAGCGAGGCCCCTTTGAACATTTTTTGACCGGCGTTTTCAAACCTTTGCGTATTGATTCACCCATGCCCGGGATTGAAAGCAGATAAAGAGTTTCCTGAATAGCGCTCCAATCGTTTTCAGAAACTATCACTGCCCTGCTGCGCTTTCCGGTAACATATACCGCCTCGTGCGACTCTGATACTTCGTCTATCAAGCGGTACAATTTCTTCCTTGCCTCAGTTGCCGTAATAGTAGTCATAATTTCACCTCCCATAAGCGTACGATATAGTGTACGTCATGCCGGATTGTTGTGTCAATGTTTGAAATCAGCGCTGGGCTACTGCCCGTCTGCCAGGCTTAATTGGTTAGACCCTCTTTCTATCCTTTTTAACACCTGAGATATCAAGCAAGGCTTCCGGATGCCTCGCAGCAACCATTAATAAAACACGAGCTGGACCTTCCGGTTTCCGGCGCCCCTGTTCCCAGTTGCGAAGCGTTGCAACACTTATTCCCATAAGAGAGGCGAAGTTGTCCTGAGATAGACCGTAATGCTCACGTATCTTTCGCACCTCTGATTCCGGGAATGCAATAATGCGTGAAGGCTTCATCACCCCTTGCATAATTGCACCGCCCTGTTTTACGCTTTCAAGCAGTTCTTCAAATAGTTCTTTTTTCATAGGTACTCCTTTTCAATGACTTTTCTCAGTTGCCTGAGTTGCTCCTTTGTTAAATCATCCTGCTCATTTTTGGCATAGGCAAAAAGGAGAAGAATGACGTCTTTTGACATGAACCAGTAATATATAACCCTGATGCCGCCCCTTTTCCCATGCCCTTTTGCTGACCATCGAAGCTTTCTCATACCTCCGCTTCCCGACATAACCTTCCCGACATCCGGTTTGTTGACCAAATGAGCCTGCAAGAGCCGATATTCTTCGTAAGAGAGCATTACCTGAATTCGTCGTGTGAAAATCGGTGTCTCAATAATGGTCATAATTAATTATACGTCAATGGCGTAGATTGTGCAAGTAGAAATTGATAAGGCTAATCTTGAAGTGTTAGACAATCACCATCTCTTTTTTGTCTATTCTATTCAATGGAAAAAACATAACCTCATCAGCTTTGGATAACAATGTGGGAAATGGAGCCTGTGTTTTCTCTAATCAGATTTATCTCAGGCATAATTCCTCTTACGCAGGACTCGGATAAAAATATCTATAGCAACTTTGAGCACACCCTTAATAATTGGCATTCTTTCAACAAACCATGCTAATGAGGGTCCAGTTTCATAATAAATTTCTATGAGATCCCGCCCAATTGAAGTTCGGGCCAAAAAGTTATCTCTCCAGCGCCTCAGTATTTCAACTTCAGATGAAGACGGAGAACCATAAACAACTGTTGCTACAAAACACTGTCCTGAGGGAATACTCTTCTTTGGTAATTCAAATTGTGACTTTTGGAGGTGCTCTTGATATGCCATTTCATTCTGCATCTTTGCTTCATCCCATAAAGGCAGATACCTGTAAATTATTTCACCGTCATTTGATGTTTTACCATAGTTAAAGTTAATTTCTACTTTCCCCCCCAGCCATTTGTATCTACGCCATACATCATCCTCATTTAATTTGAAATCATCACCGTGTAAAGAACGTAAATAGTTGAAAAGTGCTTGGCCATTTTCCCATCCACGTGATATCACTTGGACAGAATAAAGTTCATCTTTAAAAAAACTGTACAACATACTTTCAACCTTAGCATCTCCGATTATCAATACATCTGTCTTGCGGTCAAAAGATTTATATTGACCATACCAATCTGTTTGCTCATAAGGAATCATATCACTTAAGTTTTGAATATTTGTCCCCCAGTCAATTCCGTTAAAGCCTGTGGGCTCATTTTGAATATTAGAAATAGTGCTGATAGTACTTTGTTCAATGCCCAGTTCTGGACAATAATTGCTTAGCAGGCTTAATAAATACATACCATTAATGAGTTCAATTGCCTTATCTTGTGAGAAAGCAATTGCTTGTTTAGTGAAATCTGATGTTGTTACTAAAATACCCTTATTCGCAT from Nitrospirota bacterium includes these protein-coding regions:
- a CDS encoding helix-turn-helix domain-containing protein, whose protein sequence is MKKELFEELLESVKQGGAIMQGVMKPSRIIAFPESEVRKIREHYGLSQDNFASLMGISVATLRNWEQGRRKPEGPARVLLMVAARHPEALLDISGVKKDRKRV
- a CDS encoding type II toxin-antitoxin system RelE/ParE family toxin, yielding MTIIETPIFTRRIQVMLSYEEYRLLQAHLVNKPDVGKVMSGSGGMRKLRWSAKGHGKRGGIRVIYYWFMSKDVILLLFAYAKNEQDDLTKEQLRQLRKVIEKEYL
- a CDS encoding type II toxin-antitoxin system Phd/YefM family antitoxin produces the protein MTTITATEARKKLYRLIDEVSESHEAVYVTGKRSRAVIVSENDWSAIQETLYLLSIPGMGESIRKGLKTPVKKCSKGPRW
- a CDS encoding Txe/YoeB family addiction module toxin; its protein translation is MFKGASLVIWKIVYTKQARKDAKKISASGLRPQTEKLIKVLGENPYQDPPPFKKLVGDLEGAYSRRINIQHRLVYQILDKIKTVKVIRMWTHYE
- a CDS encoding restriction endonuclease gives rise to the protein MNLLSIESLQALDPIEFENLIRVLFERMGFNATTTKASGDGGIDVVAINEQPIVGGKYVIQCKRYTKGNNIGEPVIRELYGVMHAENANKGILVTTSDFTKQAIAFSQDKAIELINGMYLLSLLSNYCPELGIEQSTISTISNIQNEPTGFNGIDWGTNIQNLSDMIPYEQTDWYGQYKSFDRKTDVLIIGDAKVESMLYSFFKDELYSVQVISRGWENGQALFNYLRSLHGDDFKLNEDDVWRRYKWLGGKVEINFNYGKTSNDGEIIYRYLPLWDEAKMQNEMAYQEHLQKSQFELPKKSIPSGQCFVATVVYGSPSSSEVEILRRWRDNFLARTSIGRDLIEIYYETGPSLAWFVERMPIIKGVLKVAIDIFIRVLRKRNYA